In Crinalium epipsammum PCC 9333, the following are encoded in one genomic region:
- a CDS encoding aldo/keto reductase → MEKRSLGTSQIQITPIIMGTWQAGKRMWVGIEDSDTIKAMRAAFDAGITTFDTAEVYGEGHSEQILATALADVRDQVVYASKVFANHLKYDQVMEACDRSLKNLKTDYIDLYQIHWPSGSFNNPIVPIQETMSALNELKQQGKIRAIGVSNFSRSQLEEAAKYGRIDSLQPPYSLFWRGVEKDAMPYCVENNISIIAYSSLAQGLLTGKFKSGHKFEKGDNRADNKLFKGENYERAQQALSKLRPIAESHQCSLAQLALAWLIAQPQANAIAGARNAEQVAQNAQAAVVKLSSDELKEIDAIGRIVTEHLDDGAVMWEWNF, encoded by the coding sequence ATGGAAAAACGATCGCTCGGCACTTCCCAAATCCAAATTACCCCAATTATTATGGGTACTTGGCAAGCTGGCAAACGGATGTGGGTAGGAATTGAAGATTCTGACACGATTAAAGCTATGCGGGCAGCTTTTGATGCTGGAATTACTACGTTTGATACGGCAGAAGTTTATGGAGAAGGTCATTCTGAGCAAATTTTGGCGACAGCTTTAGCTGATGTGCGAGATCAGGTAGTTTATGCAAGTAAGGTGTTTGCTAATCATCTTAAGTATGACCAAGTGATGGAAGCGTGCGATCGCTCTCTCAAAAATCTCAAAACTGACTATATTGATCTCTACCAAATCCATTGGCCTTCTGGTAGTTTTAATAATCCAATAGTCCCTATTCAAGAAACAATGAGCGCCCTGAATGAGTTAAAGCAACAGGGGAAAATTCGGGCAATTGGGGTTTCTAACTTTTCGCGTTCCCAGCTAGAAGAAGCAGCTAAATATGGGCGCATTGATAGTTTACAACCACCTTATTCGCTCTTTTGGAGGGGGGTGGAAAAAGATGCTATGCCTTATTGCGTTGAAAACAATATTTCTATCATTGCTTATTCTTCGTTAGCACAAGGATTATTAACAGGTAAGTTTAAATCTGGTCACAAGTTTGAGAAAGGTGATAATCGCGCTGATAATAAATTATTTAAGGGCGAAAATTATGAACGAGCGCAACAAGCTTTAAGCAAGCTGCGTCCAATTGCAGAAAGCCATCAGTGTAGCCTAGCTCAGTTAGCTTTAGCTTGGTTGATTGCTCAACCACAAGCGAATGCGATCGCAGGCGCACGTAATGCTGAACAAGTAGCACAAAACGCACAAGCGGCTGTTGTTAAATTATCTAGTGATGAACTCAAGGAAATTGATGCTATTGGACGCATCGTTACCGAGCATTTAGATGATGGCGCAGTTATGTGGGAATGGAATTTTTAG